One stretch of Micromonospora echinospora DNA includes these proteins:
- a CDS encoding S41 family peptidase: protein MDPEDVTTVVERAARLVADKYVIPDVADRVAGHLRERLRAGAYAMAGDPATLGALVTADLQSANGDLHLRLKHHEQPLSDKADDPAGEHFARLAALGMGGVTRVQRLPGNVGLLEIQPYVFPPDLAGDALTAALRLLAGTDALLLDLRGTEGGSPDGVALLCGWFFAEPTHLHTMHERSGATRQFWSAAWLPVPRYAPDKLVQVLTGPATFSGGEELAYDLQQFGRATVVGEPTRGGAHPRIGYRLHPHLELTVPVARPVHAASGTNWEGCGVTPDVETPAGRAHDVAYRRSLEALLAAGPDRPTAAEARTALAALG from the coding sequence ATGGATCCAGAAGACGTGACCACCGTCGTCGAGCGGGCCGCCCGCCTGGTCGCCGACAAGTACGTCATTCCCGACGTCGCCGACCGGGTCGCCGGCCACCTGCGCGAGCGACTGCGCGCCGGGGCGTACGCCATGGCAGGCGATCCCGCCACGCTCGGCGCGCTCGTCACCGCCGACCTCCAGTCGGCGAACGGCGACCTGCACCTGCGGCTCAAGCACCACGAGCAGCCGCTGTCCGACAAGGCCGACGACCCGGCCGGGGAGCACTTCGCGCGCCTCGCCGCGCTCGGCATGGGCGGCGTGACCCGGGTGCAACGGCTGCCCGGCAACGTCGGGCTGCTGGAGATCCAGCCGTACGTGTTCCCGCCCGACCTGGCCGGCGACGCGCTGACCGCCGCGCTGCGGCTGCTCGCCGGCACCGACGCGCTCCTGCTCGACCTGCGGGGCACCGAGGGCGGCAGCCCGGACGGGGTGGCGCTGCTCTGCGGCTGGTTCTTCGCCGAGCCGACGCATCTGCACACCATGCACGAGCGCTCCGGCGCCACCCGCCAGTTCTGGAGCGCCGCCTGGCTGCCGGTCCCCCGGTACGCCCCGGACAAGCTGGTCCAGGTGCTCACCGGTCCGGCGACGTTCTCCGGGGGCGAGGAGCTGGCGTACGACCTTCAGCAGTTCGGCCGCGCCACAGTGGTCGGCGAACCGACCCGGGGCGGCGCGCATCCCCGCATCGGGTACCGGCTGCACCCGCACCTGGAGCTGACGGTGCCGGTGGCCCGGCCCGTGCACGCGGCGAGCGGCACGAACTGGGAGGGCTGCGGCGTCACCCCGGACGTGGAGACCCCGGCCGGCCGGGCGCACGACGTCGCGTACCGCAGGAGCCTGGAGGCGCTGCTGGCGGCGGGCCCGGACCGGCCGACGGCGGCCGAGGCGCGGACGGCTCTCGCCGCCCTGGGCTGA
- a CDS encoding MerR family transcriptional regulator, whose protein sequence is MAYTVGQVARAARVTVRTLHHYDEIGLLRPSGRTPAGYRRYDDADLDRLQLIRYYRELGFPLEEIAEILDDPDADPVAHLRRQHELLSGRIGKLQEMVAAIEHAMEARTLGIQLTPEERFEVFGDFDPDEHAEEAEHRWGDTEAYRQSQERAGRYSKEDWLRNKAENEDWGRRFVALMDSGAPADGPEAMALAEEHRQLITTWWYDCSYEIHTGLADMYMADPRFTEYFETLRPGMAAYLNEAIHANAITRA, encoded by the coding sequence ATGGCGTACACGGTGGGGCAGGTGGCGCGGGCGGCTCGGGTGACGGTCCGGACGCTGCACCACTACGACGAGATCGGGCTGCTGCGGCCCAGCGGGCGAACGCCGGCGGGCTACCGCCGCTACGACGACGCGGACCTGGACCGGTTGCAGCTCATCCGCTACTACCGCGAGCTGGGGTTCCCGCTTGAGGAGATCGCCGAGATCCTGGACGATCCGGACGCCGACCCGGTGGCGCACCTGCGCCGGCAGCACGAGCTGCTGTCCGGGCGGATCGGGAAGCTCCAGGAGATGGTCGCGGCGATCGAACACGCGATGGAGGCGAGGACGTTGGGGATCCAGTTGACGCCGGAGGAGCGGTTCGAGGTGTTCGGTGACTTCGACCCGGACGAGCACGCCGAGGAGGCCGAGCATCGCTGGGGTGACACCGAGGCGTACCGGCAGTCGCAGGAGCGCGCGGGCCGCTACTCGAAGGAGGACTGGCTGCGCAACAAGGCGGAGAACGAGGACTGGGGGCGGCGGTTCGTCGCACTCATGGACTCGGGCGCGCCGGCTGACGGCCCGGAGGCGATGGCGCTGGCCGAGGAGCACCGGCAGCTCATCACCACGTGGTGGTACGACTGCTCGTACGAGATCCACACCGGTCTGGCCGACATGTACATGGCCGACCCGCGGTTCACCGAGTACTTCGAGACGCTGCGGCCCGGGATGGCCGCGTACCTGAACGAGGCCATCCACGCCAACGCGATCACCCGGGCCTGA
- a CDS encoding SLC13 family permease, whose translation MVTLLAAPAEPLTNAGDTQLVLAALLGIAAVVLLIAWGKVHPFLSLILGAAVLGVVAAVPVDKIVTSFSGGVGSTVGGVGLLIALGAMIGGLLAESGGADGIVERVVGRVSGTALPWAMAGVAALIGLPLFFEVGVVLLVPIVLLVSLRVNVPLIKIGIPALAGLSVLHGLVPPHPGPLVAIDALGANLGQTLALGLLVAIPTVIIAGPVFGNFIARYVSATAPTELLPTRRDAADDRSPTRPGDGRADADGDLVTEDDLLNPGTGRPGAAIEEPAGRRSSRSPALWAAVVTVLLPVVLMLLRAIGELTLAENTAGRKALDIVGTPIIALLAGVIFAMIFLGYRSGFSRTQVSGFLGGSLPPIAGILLIVAAGGGFKQVLVDAGVGDLVANAADGANLSPLLLGWLVAVGIRVATGSATVATITAAGIVAPLADTLGGPEVALLALAIGCGSLFFSHVNDAGFWLVKEYFGLTVGQTIKSWSVMETIISVVGFLGVLLLDVFL comes from the coding sequence GTGGTCACACTGCTCGCTGCTCCCGCGGAACCGCTCACGAACGCCGGTGACACCCAACTCGTCCTCGCCGCCCTGCTCGGCATCGCCGCTGTGGTGCTGCTCATCGCGTGGGGCAAGGTGCACCCGTTCCTCTCGCTGATCCTCGGCGCGGCGGTGCTCGGCGTGGTCGCCGCCGTACCCGTCGACAAGATCGTCACGTCGTTCAGCGGCGGCGTCGGCTCCACAGTCGGCGGCGTCGGTCTGCTGATCGCGCTCGGCGCGATGATCGGCGGCCTGCTGGCCGAGTCCGGCGGCGCGGACGGCATCGTGGAACGGGTGGTCGGCCGGGTCTCCGGCACCGCGCTGCCCTGGGCGATGGCCGGCGTGGCCGCGCTCATCGGCCTGCCGTTGTTCTTCGAGGTCGGCGTGGTGCTGCTGGTGCCGATCGTGCTGCTCGTCTCGCTGCGGGTGAATGTCCCGCTGATCAAGATCGGCATTCCCGCGCTCGCCGGTCTGTCGGTGCTGCACGGCCTGGTGCCGCCGCACCCCGGCCCGTTGGTGGCGATCGACGCGCTCGGCGCCAACCTCGGTCAGACGCTCGCCCTGGGCCTGCTGGTGGCGATCCCCACGGTGATCATCGCCGGCCCGGTCTTCGGCAACTTCATCGCCCGGTACGTGTCGGCCACCGCCCCGACGGAGCTGCTGCCGACCCGGCGGGACGCCGCCGACGACCGCAGCCCGACCCGTCCCGGTGACGGCCGGGCCGACGCCGACGGCGACCTGGTCACCGAGGACGACCTGCTCAACCCCGGCACCGGCCGCCCCGGCGCCGCCATCGAGGAACCGGCCGGCCGGCGATCCAGCCGCTCCCCGGCGCTGTGGGCGGCGGTGGTCACCGTGCTGCTGCCGGTGGTGCTGATGCTGCTGCGGGCGATCGGCGAGCTGACACTCGCCGAGAACACCGCCGGCCGCAAGGCGCTGGACATCGTCGGCACCCCGATCATCGCCCTGCTCGCCGGCGTCATCTTCGCCATGATCTTCCTGGGCTACCGGTCCGGCTTCAGCCGTACCCAGGTCTCCGGTTTCCTCGGCGGCTCACTGCCGCCGATCGCCGGCATCCTGCTGATCGTCGCCGCCGGTGGCGGCTTCAAGCAGGTGCTCGTCGACGCCGGTGTGGGCGACCTGGTCGCGAACGCCGCCGACGGCGCGAACCTCTCGCCGCTGCTGCTCGGCTGGCTCGTGGCGGTCGGCATCCGGGTCGCCACCGGCTCGGCCACCGTCGCCACCATCACCGCCGCCGGAATCGTGGCGCCGCTGGCCGACACGCTCGGCGGTCCCGAGGTGGCGCTGCTGGCGCTGGCCATCGGCTGCGGGTCGCTGTTCTTCTCGCACGTCAACGACGCCGGTTTCTGGCTGGTGAAGGAGTACTTCGGGTTGACCGTCGGGCAGACCATCAAGAGCTGGTCGGTGATGGAGACGATCATCTCGGTGGTCGGCTTCCTCGGCGTCCTGCTGCTCGACGTCTTCCTGTAG
- a CDS encoding putative bifunctional diguanylate cyclase/phosphodiesterase produces MSLAAAAPARHPLAGRVGLAAAAVAVLGETAWLVARLPGAALVSDLGAMAVSSLAAVLCFGAARRQPVALRRFWELMAATMALAALGRTVWTVERLGGLGLPHTPLVAGLFAAGIVTGTAALLTFRAGPRSLIGRARTLLDGVIVGLALIPIGWVVVFQEITEAGLADPMRTFGLLYPMFDLMQLTILVAVAGPGRPMWRALTVIGAGLAIRAGADAVYVSLVAHGNYTPGHPVDICWPLSYLLVGLATRYPPPVDEDGEDDVVESPLPPWWRVALPYLPVGGAIVAVMLSRRPSGQTPHVVFVGMMALLGVLALRQGLAANENLRLVGRLRRLAYSDQLTGLPNRLTFVRRLRRALRGGGPVAVVLLDLDGFKQVNDRFGHAAGDRLLTTTAERMRDAVGPDGMIARLGGDEFAVLVAGERPVPPERLAIRLLAALEPLPGEEDLGVHPSASIGIAEYGPQHTSHTDLLRDADIAMYAAKAAGKAAYRTCTPELRESAVSRAELIADLRRAVDEGQLLMEFQPIVDLDTGVVRSAEALVRWRHPRLGVLTPARFLPLAEETGLIVAIDRWVIHEACRAAATWRANAPEVTVAVNIAAAHLCRPDLIATVTGAVAAAGLPPRALTLELTESALIEGSESVLDRLSQLRDLGIRIAIDDFGTGYSSLSYLHRIPATELKIDRSFVSRLDAGDTRAYATVEMVNRLAGAFDLAVVAEGVETVAQHAAVTAIGCRQGQGWRYGRPTALPDLLPALSGAGADR; encoded by the coding sequence GTGAGCCTCGCCGCCGCGGCGCCGGCCCGTCATCCGCTCGCCGGCCGTGTCGGACTTGCCGCGGCCGCCGTCGCCGTACTCGGGGAGACGGCCTGGCTGGTCGCCCGGCTGCCCGGCGCGGCGCTGGTCAGCGACCTCGGCGCGATGGCGGTGTCGAGCCTGGCGGCGGTGCTCTGCTTCGGCGCGGCGCGGCGCCAGCCGGTCGCGTTGCGCCGGTTCTGGGAGCTGATGGCGGCCACCATGGCCCTCGCCGCGCTCGGCCGTACGGTGTGGACAGTCGAACGCCTCGGTGGGCTGGGCCTGCCGCACACGCCGCTGGTCGCCGGACTGTTCGCCGCCGGCATCGTCACCGGCACCGCCGCCCTGCTCACCTTCCGCGCCGGCCCGCGCAGCCTGATCGGCCGGGCCCGCACCCTGCTCGACGGGGTCATCGTCGGGCTGGCCCTCATCCCGATCGGCTGGGTGGTGGTGTTCCAGGAGATCACCGAGGCCGGCCTGGCCGATCCGATGCGCACGTTCGGCCTGCTCTACCCGATGTTCGACCTGATGCAACTGACCATCCTGGTGGCGGTCGCCGGTCCGGGCCGGCCGATGTGGCGGGCGCTCACCGTGATCGGGGCGGGCCTGGCGATCCGGGCCGGCGCGGACGCCGTCTACGTGTCCCTGGTCGCGCACGGCAACTACACGCCCGGTCACCCGGTCGACATCTGCTGGCCGCTGAGCTATCTGCTGGTCGGACTGGCCACCCGCTATCCGCCGCCGGTCGACGAGGACGGCGAGGACGACGTGGTCGAGTCGCCGCTGCCGCCGTGGTGGCGGGTGGCGCTGCCGTACCTGCCGGTGGGCGGTGCGATCGTCGCGGTCATGCTGTCGCGGCGGCCCAGCGGGCAGACTCCGCACGTGGTCTTCGTCGGCATGATGGCCCTGCTCGGCGTGCTGGCGCTGCGCCAGGGGCTGGCCGCGAACGAGAACCTGCGGCTGGTCGGCCGGCTGCGCCGGCTCGCGTACTCCGACCAGCTCACCGGCCTGCCGAACCGGCTGACGTTCGTGCGGCGGCTGCGCCGGGCGTTGCGTGGGGGCGGGCCGGTCGCCGTGGTGCTGCTCGACCTGGACGGCTTCAAGCAGGTGAACGACAGGTTCGGTCACGCCGCCGGGGACCGGTTGCTGACCACGACCGCGGAGCGCATGCGGGACGCGGTCGGCCCGGACGGGATGATCGCGCGGCTGGGCGGCGACGAGTTCGCGGTGCTGGTGGCCGGGGAGCGCCCGGTGCCGCCCGAGCGGCTCGCGATCCGGCTGCTCGCCGCGCTGGAACCGCTGCCCGGCGAGGAGGACCTCGGCGTCCACCCGTCGGCGAGCATCGGCATCGCCGAGTACGGGCCGCAGCACACCTCGCACACCGACCTGCTCCGCGACGCCGACATCGCCATGTACGCGGCGAAGGCGGCCGGCAAGGCCGCGTACCGCACGTGCACGCCGGAGCTGCGCGAGTCGGCGGTGAGCCGGGCCGAGCTGATCGCCGACCTGCGCCGCGCGGTGGACGAGGGCCAGTTGCTGATGGAGTTCCAGCCCATCGTCGACCTCGACACCGGCGTGGTACGCAGCGCCGAGGCCCTGGTGCGCTGGCGGCATCCCCGGCTCGGCGTGCTCACCCCGGCCCGGTTCCTGCCGCTGGCCGAGGAGACCGGGCTGATCGTGGCGATCGACAGGTGGGTCATCCACGAGGCGTGCCGGGCCGCGGCGACCTGGCGCGCGAACGCGCCGGAGGTGACAGTGGCGGTGAACATCGCCGCCGCTCACCTGTGCCGGCCCGACCTCATCGCCACTGTCACCGGCGCGGTCGCCGCGGCCGGCCTGCCGCCGCGCGCGCTCACCCTGGAACTCACCGAGTCCGCGCTGATCGAGGGCAGCGAGTCGGTGCTGGACCGGCTGTCCCAGCTGCGCGACCTCGGCATCCGGATCGCCATCGACGACTTCGGCACCGGCTACTCCTCGCTGAGCTACCTGCACCGCATCCCGGCCACCGAGTTGAAGATCGACAGGTCGTTCGTGTCCCGGCTGGACGCCGGTGACACCCGCGCGTACGCCACCGTCGAGATGGTGAACCGGCTGGCCGGCGCGTTCGACCTCGCGGTGGTGGCCGAGGGGGTGGAGACGGTCGCGCAGCACGCGGCGGTCACCGCGATCGGCTGCCGGCAGGGCCAGGGCTGGCGGTACGGCCGCCCCACGGCCCTGCCGGACCTGCTTCCCGCGTTGTCCGGGGCGGGCGCGGACCGCTGA
- a CDS encoding putative quinol monooxygenase: MLIVAGTLYVDPARRYAYLASCEAAVRAARAAPGCVDFAVSADLVEPGRVNVYERWESDEQLLAFRGSGPEAEQVTEILGAEVHKFRISGVEAP; the protein is encoded by the coding sequence ATGCTCATCGTCGCCGGCACCCTCTACGTCGATCCGGCCCGGCGGTACGCCTACCTGGCGTCCTGTGAGGCCGCCGTCCGCGCGGCCCGGGCCGCGCCCGGCTGCGTCGACTTCGCGGTCAGCGCCGACCTGGTCGAGCCGGGCCGGGTCAACGTCTACGAGCGGTGGGAGTCCGACGAGCAGTTGCTGGCGTTCCGGGGCTCCGGCCCGGAGGCCGAGCAGGTGACGGAGATCCTCGGCGCCGAGGTGCACAAGTTCCGCATCTCCGGCGTCGAGGCTCCCTGA
- a CDS encoding ArsR/SmtB family transcription factor: MTDDPLEIREPAQFKALAHPFRHRLLFALGAGPATLSQLAARLGAAKGTVAHHLAVLTEAGMVRPAHSRQVRGGTERYHERTFRRLVGADTDAGATAALLGAYAEELAGDPDPLVHLRHLRLTPAQAERLRSTLDELVGEAEEAPPGQARYGVLVSLYRHPPAVR; the protein is encoded by the coding sequence GTGACCGACGATCCGCTGGAGATCCGCGAGCCGGCCCAGTTCAAGGCGCTGGCCCACCCGTTCCGGCACCGGCTGCTGTTCGCGCTCGGAGCCGGCCCTGCCACGCTCAGCCAGCTCGCCGCCCGTCTCGGCGCGGCGAAGGGCACGGTGGCCCACCACCTCGCGGTGCTGACCGAGGCGGGCATGGTCCGCCCGGCGCACAGCCGCCAGGTCCGGGGCGGCACCGAGCGCTACCACGAACGCACGTTCCGCCGGCTCGTCGGTGCTGACACCGACGCGGGCGCCACGGCGGCGCTGCTGGGCGCGTACGCCGAGGAACTCGCCGGTGACCCCGACCCGCTCGTGCACCTGCGGCACCTGCGGCTCACCCCGGCCCAGGCCGAGCGCCTGCGGTCCACGCTGGACGAACTGGTGGGCGAGGCGGAGGAGGCGCCACCGGGACAGGCGCGCTACGGCGTCCTGGTCTCCCTCTACCGGCACCCGCCCGCGGTCCGCTGA
- a CDS encoding gluconokinase — MGDPAVVVGVDIGTTSSKAVAFDTTGRQLASHSIGYPLEEPNPGWAEQDPDLIHQAVLGVIRAVVDELRVPVAGLSFSTAMHSLIGLDADGTPLTPSITWADSRASAQAERLRAVPSGLALHRRTGTPVHPMAPLPKLVWFAEQEPKLHERVAHWVGIKDLVLRRLADALVTDHSVASATGLMDIHRLTWDAEALRLAGITEEQLPQLVPTTHVLPGLTAGAARATGLPADTPLVVGAGDGPLANLGLGAVRPGVVACSIGTSGAMRVMVERPGVDPLGGVFCYALTEDRWVVGGAINNGGIVLKWANDALAPELGEHAEEELLDLATQAPVGSGGLIMLPYLLSERAPHWSALPRGAYVGLTHGHGRAHLVRAALEGVCQQLALVLASVRAAGNEVREVRASGGFARSPLWRQILADALGMPVRFPAGHEGSGFGAALLGMQALGLIGSIEVAADLVRIEETVHPDPASAATYAALLPLFSELYDALVPTFASLRRMAPSLPPEPPPTAPPR; from the coding sequence GTGGGCGACCCGGCCGTGGTGGTGGGAGTGGACATCGGCACCACCAGCTCCAAGGCCGTCGCGTTCGACACCACCGGCCGGCAACTGGCCAGCCACTCGATCGGCTACCCGCTGGAGGAGCCGAACCCGGGCTGGGCCGAGCAGGATCCGGACCTCATCCACCAGGCAGTGCTGGGCGTGATCCGCGCGGTGGTGGACGAGCTGCGCGTACCGGTGGCCGGATTGTCGTTCAGCACCGCCATGCACAGCCTGATCGGGCTGGACGCCGACGGCACCCCGCTGACCCCGTCGATCACCTGGGCCGACTCCCGGGCCAGCGCGCAGGCCGAGCGGCTACGGGCGGTGCCGTCCGGGCTCGCGCTGCACCGGCGCACCGGCACCCCGGTGCACCCGATGGCGCCGCTGCCCAAGCTGGTCTGGTTCGCCGAGCAGGAGCCGAAGCTGCACGAGCGGGTCGCGCACTGGGTCGGCATCAAGGATCTGGTGCTGCGGCGGCTCGCCGACGCGCTCGTCACCGACCACTCGGTCGCCTCGGCCACCGGCCTGATGGACATCCACCGGCTGACCTGGGACGCCGAGGCGCTACGCCTGGCCGGCATCACCGAGGAACAGCTTCCCCAGCTCGTACCCACCACCCACGTGCTGCCCGGGCTCACCGCCGGGGCGGCGCGGGCCACCGGGCTGCCGGCGGACACCCCGCTGGTGGTGGGCGCCGGCGACGGGCCGCTGGCGAACCTCGGCCTCGGCGCGGTACGCCCCGGCGTGGTGGCCTGCTCGATCGGCACCAGCGGCGCGATGCGGGTGATGGTGGAGCGCCCCGGCGTCGACCCGCTCGGTGGCGTGTTCTGCTACGCGCTCACCGAGGACCGCTGGGTCGTCGGCGGCGCCATCAACAACGGCGGGATCGTCCTCAAGTGGGCGAACGACGCGCTCGCCCCGGAGCTGGGTGAGCACGCCGAGGAGGAACTGCTCGACCTGGCCACCCAGGCGCCGGTCGGCTCCGGCGGGCTGATCATGCTGCCGTACCTGCTGAGCGAGCGGGCGCCGCACTGGAGCGCGCTACCGCGCGGCGCGTACGTCGGGCTGACCCACGGCCACGGCCGGGCGCACCTGGTCCGGGCCGCGCTGGAGGGCGTCTGCCAGCAGCTCGCGCTGGTCCTCGCCTCGGTCCGGGCGGCCGGCAACGAGGTACGCGAGGTCCGCGCCAGCGGCGGCTTCGCCCGCAGCCCGCTGTGGCGGCAGATCCTCGCCGACGCGCTGGGCATGCCGGTGCGGTTCCCCGCCGGGCACGAGGGGTCCGGCTTCGGCGCCGCGCTGCTGGGTATGCAGGCGCTCGGGCTGATCGGGTCGATCGAGGTCGCCGCCGATCTGGTCCGGATCGAGGAGACGGTCCACCCGGATCCCGCCTCCGCCGCCACGTACGCCGCGCTGCTCCCCCTCTTCTCCGAGCTGTACGACGCGCTCGTGCCCACGTTCGCGTCCCTGCGGCGGATGGCGCCCAGCCTGCCGCCGGAACCGCCACCGACAGCACCTCCCCGCTGA